In the genome of Candidatus Equadaptatus faecalis, one region contains:
- the rpsL gene encoding 30S ribosomal protein S12, producing MPTISQLIRTGREEKRHRSSSPALQNNPQRRGVCTRVYTVTPKKPNSALRKVARVRLTNGIEVTAYIPGVGHNLQEHSVVLVRGGRVKDLPGVRYHIVRGTLDCGGVENRRQSRSLYGARRPK from the coding sequence ATGCCGACAATTAGCCAGTTGATTCGTACAGGCAGAGAAGAGAAAAGACACCGTTCAAGCTCACCGGCACTCCAGAACAACCCGCAGCGCCGCGGCGTATGCACGCGTGTCTACACAGTAACGCCGAAAAAGCCTAACTCAGCTCTTCGTAAAGTCGCCCGTGTGCGTCTTACGAACGGTATCGAAGTTACTGCGTACATCCCGGGAGTCGGACACAACCTTCAGGAACACTCAGTTGTTCTTGTTCGCGGAGGACGTGTAAAAGACCTTCCCGGTGTCCGTTATCACATTGTCAGAGGAACACTCGACTGCGGCGGAGTTGAAAATCGCCGCCAGAGCCGCTCGCTCTACGGTGCACGTAGACCGAAGTAA
- the rpsG gene encoding 30S ribosomal protein S7: MSRKGHIRKRVSPPDSVYNNAVMGRFISCLMLDGKRSVAEKIFYGALNLAAGRLDLKPEEVFEKAMTSVAPLVEVRPRRVGGATYQVPVEVTAPRGQALATRWIINFSRSRKGMPMMERLAREFQDACKGEGGSIKKREDTHRMAEANKAFAHYRW; the protein is encoded by the coding sequence ATGTCACGTAAAGGACATATCAGAAAACGCGTTTCACCGCCCGATTCAGTCTATAACAATGCCGTAATGGGAAGATTTATCAGCTGCCTCATGCTTGACGGCAAGAGAAGCGTCGCTGAAAAGATTTTCTACGGAGCACTGAATCTGGCAGCAGGCCGCCTCGACCTCAAACCTGAAGAGGTTTTCGAGAAAGCCATGACAAGCGTGGCGCCGCTCGTTGAGGTTCGTCCCCGCCGCGTAGGCGGAGCAACCTATCAGGTACCTGTCGAAGTTACGGCACCGCGCGGACAGGCGCTTGCGACACGCTGGATTATCAACTTCTCGCGCTCACGCAAAGGCATGCCGATGATGGAAAGACTCGCAAGAGAATTTCAGGATGCATGCAAAGGCGAAGGCGGTTCAATCAAGAAAAGAGAAGACACACACCGCATGGCTGAAGCGAACAAAGCGTTTGCTCACTATCGCTGGTAG